The window GCATTCGACGAGCGACCCGTAGACGACGCCATAGCCGGTGTTGCCCGGCGCGTAATGCGCGAATTTTCCCGAATTGGTCATCAGCACGCCGCCCGTGAGATCGGGCAGGATCGGCGTCACGACCACGCAGGTATCGACGACGATGACGACGCCGAGCCGCTCGAGTGCTGCCCGTCGCGCGCCGTCGATCGCCGAGAGCACATGGCGGCCCGTGCAGGCGTAGAGCGGAACCGCAAGCCTGCGTCCCGCGACCAGCTCTTCGAGCCGGCCGATCTCGGCAAGCGACAGATGCGGGCTGCCGATCGCGACGGCGTCGATGTGGTCGGCATTCTCGGTGGTCGAGAGACGCCGCTGCGCCGCTGCCGCCATGGCCGGCGACACGCGGATGACCGTCTGCGGTTCACGGCCGCTCAGCGCGGTTTCGAGGTCGGGCGCTTCCGGCGTCACGCCTGCGACGTGGAACAATCCGACCGCGCCCGACGATGCGGCCGCCGCGCCAAACGCTTTCAACGCATCGTCGCCCGGATTTGCGGGCGCACCGGCCACGACACCGATTGCCGTGCCGACCTCGCGCCCGAACAGACTGCCCAGCACAGGCCACGCGATTTCCAACGCGAGAAATGATGCCGCCAGGCCGGAAACATCGAACAGCACCGTCGCGACACGGTTCTCCGCGCGATGCAGCCCGTAGTCGGGCGCGCGGCCAGAGATCGCGCAGGCGATGTCGAGAAAGTCGCCATACCGGTTCGTCCGCGCACCCAGCACCGAGTTGCAGAACACCACCGCGTTGGATTCGCCCCAGGCGACGTCGGTTCCCTGCGCGGGACGATGCCCTGCCTGATAGGGCGCACACGTCCAGCTTGGCTCGCAACCGAGCGCGCGGTAGGCCTGCATCATGCGCCGCGCCATGCCGCGCTCCGGCTCGGCCAGTCGCACCGCCGAGCAGCCCGTCAGGTCGAGCGCGCCGACATTGAGCGTCGCGCGCACCGTGACCTGCGCGCCACCCTCGACCAGACGCTCCGCGAAAAACGTGCCGGAATCGCCATGATAAAGCGCGCCGTCGATATGGGCGGACGCGATCGGGATGAGGCGAGGGGCGCCCATTAGCCGCGCCGCCTCCGCGACGATCCGCATCGCCATCGCCGCCCCGTCCGAGCCGGCGGCGATCTCCTGTTCCTCTGGCGTGAGAGCCACGCTCATACGAAGCGTTTTCTCATGGTGATCGTTGTCGGCCGATCGAAGCCCGCATGTGCCGTCCGCTCCGTCTCGACGAAACCCAGCCTGTCGAAGGCGGCATGGTTGGCCGTCAACTCGATCCGGGTTTGCAGCTCCAGCGCGGTCTTGCCCGCAGTACGCGCGATCTCCTCGGCATGCACCACCAGCCTCCTGCCGATGCCGTGACCGTGCTTGCCGGGGTCAACCGCAAGCTTGCCCAGATAGAGGTGATCGTCCTTTTCGGCCAGGAAAACGCACCCGACGATGTCTTGATCCATGAGCGCGACTATGCCGATCTCGTCCTCGGCGCGCTGGCGCAGGCCGTCCTCCGTGAGACGGTGAACAGACGAAGGCGGGTCGATCACGCCGTCCATGGAGGCGAAGGCGCGCCGGATCATCCTCAGCAACTCGCCCCATCGCCCGAACTGCGGCGCGAGACGGTACAGCATGATCCTGTTTTCGGTAAGCAATGGCTAACCTATGGCCTTGTAGCGAACCGTGTCGAACGTCGCGCCGAGCCCGTCATACATCAGCAGGCGACCGACCAGTGGTTCGCCTATGCCCGTCACGAGCTTGATGGCTTCCATAGCCTGCAACGTCCCGATCACGCCGACCAGAGCGCCCAGCACGCCGGCTTCGGCGCAGGACGGCACCAGATCGCGCGGCGGCGGTTCGGGAAAGAGATCGCGATAGGAGGGGTTCTTGCGCCCGTCCGCCGCGACCTCATAGGGCTTCAGGACGGTGACTGATCCGTCGAAGCGCCCGACGGCGCCTGTAACCAGCGGCTTTTCCGCCAACGCGCAGGCGTCCGCCACGAGATAGCGCGTGTCGAAATTGTCGGAGCCGTCGATGACCATGTCGTAAGCCGCCACCAGCCCGTCGACATTCGCGGCATCGAGCCGCATGATGTGCCGCTCGACATGCACATGCGGATTGATGCGCGCGATCGTGGAAGAGGCGCTGTCGGCCTTGGCGCGGCCGACGCTTCCCGTGTCATGGATCACCTGCCGTTGCAGGTTCGACAGCGAGACCGTGTCGTCATCGACGATGCCCAGCGTGCCGACCCCGGCAGCCGCGAGATAGTGCAGCACCGGCGCGCCGAGCCCGCCTGCGCCGATCACGAGGACACGCGCCCGCTTGAGCTTCTGCTGTCCCGGCCCGCCGACTTCCGGCAGCACGATATGGCGCGCATAGCGCTCGAGTTCCTCGTCGGACAGGGCAGGGGGCGGGGATTGGTTCATGCGGCCACCATATCGCCTGGCGCGCGCGCTGTCAGCGTGTCAGCCCACGACAACGGCTCCGCCAGAAACCTTCAGGAACTGCGCGCGGCCCTCCAGGCTCGAAAACAATGCCGCATCCGTCCCGGTCATGAAGGCCTGGCAGCCAAGCTCTTCCAGGATTTCGAACAGCGCCGCCCGCCGCCCCGCATCGAGATGTGCGGCAATCTCGTCCAGAAGCAGGATCGGCGGCGCGCCCGAAAGCTCGGTCACCAGCCGCGCGTGCGACAGGATGAGCCCCGTCAGAAGCGCCTTCTGCTCGCCGGTCGAGCACAGCTCGGCCGGCATGTCCTTTGGCCGATGGCGCACCACCAGATCCGACCGGTGCGGTCCGTCGAGCGTCCGGCCAGCCGCCCGGTCGCGCGCGCGATTGTCAGTCAGGCTGCGGCGATAGACCTCTTCGGCTTCCACCGCCGGCATCGCGCCGATCGCCTCTTCGAGCGTCCCCTGAAGCGCGATGTCGGACTTCGGGAACAGGCTGTCCTCCGGAAGCCGCTCGATCATGCCCGTCAGCAGCCGCACGATCTCCAGGCGCGCGGCGGCAATCGCCGTGCCGGTTTCCGCCATCTGGATTTCGATCGCCTCGAACCACCGGTCGTCGCGGCTCTGCTCGGACAGGAGCCGGTTGCGGCCGCGCATGGCTTTTTCGAAATCGAGCGCGCGACGCCCATGCGTGGGGTCGATCGCAAGCACGAGCCGGTCCATGAAGCGCCGCCTGTCGGCTGCCGGCCCCGTGAAGAGCGCGTCCATCGCCGGCGTCAGCCAGATGACGCGCAGCCAGTCCAGCATCTCGTCGGCGTTCCTGGCAGGCGCGCCGTTGATGCGCACCTTGCGGCCGGAAAGCTCGCCATTCGGCCCGCGTTCGCCGATCGTGCCGGTGCCGATCTCGACATCGCCGAACGCGCCTTCGACGCGCGCGTGAATGGCAAACCCGTCTGCCGCTCCGGCGCGCGCGACGTCGTCATGCGCCGCGCGCCGCATCCCGCGGCCCGGCGTCAGAAAGGAAATCGCCTCGAGAAGGTTGGTCTTGCCCGCCCCGTTCTCGCCCGTCAGGACGACGGGGCCGGGCGAGAAATCAAGCGCGGTGCTGGCATAGTTACGGAAATCGGTCAGCAGCAGGCGCGCGACATGTGTCTGCGCCCTGCCGTGCGGGGTGTCGGACGCGGTCTGCTCAATGTCGGACACGGTGAAAAATGCGCGTCTAGACGCGCATCGGCATCAGCACATAGAGCGCATGATCGTCGGTCGTGTCGTGGATCAGCGTCGGCGAGCCGGCATCGGCCAGCATGAAGCGCGCTTCGCTGCCGGACAATTGCGCTGCGACGTCGAGCAGATACTTCGCGTTGAAGCCGATCTCGATCGGATCGGAATCATAGTCCGCCGCGAGTTCTTCGGTGGCGCTGCCGGAATCCGGGTTGTTCACCGTCAGCGTCACCTGGCCGCTGGCGATCGACAGTTTTACCGCACGTCCGCGCTCCGACGAGATGGTCGAGACGCGATCGACGGCCTGCGCGAAGGTCTGTCGGTCGATGACCAGCTTCTTGTCGTTGCCGGTCGGAATGACGCGCTGGTAGTCCGGGAACGTGCCGTCGATGAGCTTCGACGTCAGGATCACGCTGCCGATCGTGAATCGGATCTTGGTGTCGGACAGTTCGGTCGTCACCGCCACATCGGGCGAATCGACGAGCTTCTGAAGCTCGCTCACCGTCTTGCGCGGAATGATGATGCCCGGCATGCCTTCGGAGCCCGCGGGCGCGTCGAGTTCGGCGCGCGCGAGACGATGCCCGTCCGTGGCGACCGAACGCAGCTTCAGCTTGCCGCCATCCTCATGCGTGTGAAGATAGATGCCGTTGAGGTAGTAGCGCGTCTCCTCGGTGGAGATCGCGAACTGCGTCTTCTCGATGAGGCCTTTCAGGCCTGCGGAATCGAGGCGGAAGATGTGGCTGAACGATCCGGCGGAAAGTTCGGGGAAATCCGCCTGGGGCAGGCACTGCAACCGGAACGAGGAGCGCCCCGAGATCACGGACATCGAATTGCCGCTCTCGTCGACCTTCAGCATCACTTCCGCGCCGTCGGGCAGCTTGCGCACGATGTCGTAGAGGAGGTGCGCCGGCACCGTCGTCGCGCCGGCCTGCTCGATCGAGGCGGCGGTCGCTTCGGTGATCTCCAGGTCGAGGTCCGTCGCCTTCAGTTCCAGGCTCGCGCCGCTTGCCGACAGGAGCACGTTGGACAGGATCGGAATGGTGTTCCGGCGCTCCACCACGCGATGAACGTGGTTGAGCGACTTCAGGAGATTGGAGCGTTCGAGGGTAACACGCATGACACGCAGGTCTCGTCAGGATGTGATTTCGGAGTTCGCGCCAGTCCGGATCGGCAGCGCAAAATGGACGACGAACCTGACAGGAAATCGCCCCGAAAGGCAAGCCCGCGACGCGTTTCAGCGGCGTCGCGGGCAACCGGCTGGGGAAAACATCGGTGCCGGCGCCATCTGGAGCCGGCCCCCGACGAAAAGCCGTCAGGCCTGGTCGTTGATCAGGCGCTTCAGGAGTTCGATCTCCTGCGCCATCTGGTTGTCGCCGCCCGAAAGACCCTCGATCTTGCGCACCGCGTGAAGCACCGTCGTATGGTCCCGGCCACCGAAGCGGCGACCGATTTCCGGCAGGGAGCGGGGTGTCATGATCTTTGCGAGATACATGGCGACCTGGCGCGGCTTCACGATCGTCCGTGTGCGGCGATTGGACAGAAGCTCCGTCTTCGACACGTTGTAGTGACGCGCGACCACCCGCTGGATGTCCTCGATCCGAACGCGCTTCGGCTCGCCGGCGCGGTAGATGTTACCGAGCAGTTCGTCCACCCAGGCGATCGACATTTCCGGCTCGAAGGACTGGCGGAACAGCACCTGGTTGAAGGCGCCTTCGAGCTCGCGGCCGCTTCCCGTCACCGTCTGCGCGACATGCGAGAGGATATCGTCGGGAATGCGCAGCGCGGTGTCTTCCGAAGCCGCCGCCGCATAGCGCTGCTGGAGCATGGACAGGCGCATCGAATAGTCCGGCGCGGCCATTTCCAGCGCGACGCCGCCATTGAGACGGGAGCGCACGCGCGGCTCCAGCGATTCGAGTTCCGACGGCGGACGGTCGGCTGCGACCACGACCTGCTTTGCGCTGTCGAGCAGCATGTTGATGAGATGGCAGAACTCGTGCTGGATCGACTTGCCTTGCAGGAACTGCATGTCGTCGATGATCAGCAGGTCGATGTCGCGCAACTGTTCCTTGAGGTGCAGCGCGTAGTTGTCGCGGATCGCGGTCGCGAAGCGCCACATGAAGTATTCGGCGGTCAGATACACCACCCGCGACGAAGGCTTGAGCCGCAGCGCTTCCGAAGCCACGGCCTGCAGCAGATGTGTCTTGCCGAGGCCGACGGAGGCATGGATGAAAAGCGGGTTGAAGCGCAATGCGCTGGCGGCACCCTCGGCAACCGAGCGCGCAGCGGCGAAAGCGACGCGGTTGGACGGGCCTTCGACGAAGGAATCAAAGGTGTAACGGCTGTCGAGCGGCGAGCCGAGAACGCTCTGCTTGCCCTGTTCGGCGGCGTTCATGCGCTGGCCTTCGCTCTGAAGCGCGGGCGCGCGGTTTGGCTGCGACGGCGTCGGCATTGCCGGGCCGCTCTGGCGAACCGGCTTCTTCACCGGCGCGCGGTCTTCCTCGACGGGAGCGACGGCTGCCCGCGTCGTGCTGCGCACGACGATCTCAAGCTTCAGCATCGCCGGGTCGTCCTGCTTCCACAGTTCGGCGATCATATTGACGTAATGGTTGTTGATCCACTGCCGCAGGAACGCGGTGGGCACGGAGAGCCGCACGAGCCCCCGCGAGGTCTCCGCAACCATCATGCGGCCGAACCAGCTGGAATAGACATCATTGCCGAGTCGGGCCTTGAGTTGCGTCTTGACGCGCTCAAAAATTGCCTCGGGCCCGTTTGACGGCGCCATGCCTGTCCCCTCCATCTGATGATTTGAAACAATAAGAGCCGTATCGGCTCGGGCTTCGATGCCGCTTTGCATTGTGTTTGATGATCCCTGTCGTAATGTCGCCGCAGCGCTGTCGTCGATATTTTCCGCATCCGACGTTAGGCGCTTTTTCCTTCGTGCCGTGTCCTCGTAAGTCTTTCGGCGTCGCGCCTCCTTGGTGTCTGGGCGGATGGATTGGCCACCGCTTGATCGTCTAAAACAGGGCGTAAAAATTCCATCTCCGAACATGCGTTCGAAGCCAAAAAATGCCTTGCGATGTAATAGTCCCCTGTCCCCTGAATGGCACGACTTCCACGCGCGCGGACCCTCATCCGCGTTACGCTGTCGCCGCTGTCTGGCTGGATCAGCGGGGCAATTGCCTCGCCCCATTCGATGACCGGACATTACAAAAAATGCCGTGGACAGGGCAATAGAGAGGTAAGGAATTTTTCACGAATCTGCGATGACTTTGAGCTTGACTCACTTTCGCTGCGGCGCGGCAGAACAGTAAGCTGTTTTGATTCAAAACCTTTTGCCGGCGACTCGAGAAAGACTCTGCGCGCGACAAAATTCACTTGACACTCGACAGGGCAGCAGAGACTCGGCCCGTCCTGGGGTCCCCTTTCGCAACCATCTACAAGTCATTGATTTAAAACGACAAAATTTGCAGCGCTCTACCCTGCGCGGTTGAGGCACCGAGAGTGCAACCTGGGAACGGTCAGACTGTGCCGGCAAAGGACAAAAGCCTACCATTTGGGCTGTCGCGATCCGCCCGGTGCTTTCCAGGCAAAGAAAAACCCGGCGTCGAGGCGCCGGGTTCGTGACTGCTTGGAATGGTTCGCTCAGATGGCGATCAGGCGCTGAGAGCCTTGACCCGCTGTGCGAGGCGCGAAACCTTGCGCGATGCCGTGTTGCGATGGAAGACGCCCTTGCTCGCGGCGCGCATCAGCTCCGGCTGAGCGGCGGAGAAGGCTGCCTGCGCGGCGGCCTTGTCGCCCGTCAGCAGGGCTTCCTCGACCTTGCGGAGGAAGGTGCGAACGCGCGAGCGGCGGTTCTTGTTGATCGCGGTGCGGCGATCGATTTTGCGCGTAGCCTTTTTGGCCGAAGATGTGTTGGCCATGGATGCCTCTCTCTCAAACTGTCAGCGTAAGCGCCGCGAGCGGAAATCCCTATGGGAGGCCGTCTGGCGCAACAAATTAAGGGGCAGCCAGGGGCTACCGCAGTTGCGGCGGCTTATAGATCAGCTTTTCGCGCGCGTCAACGCTCGCGCGTGCTCATCTTCGCTTCTGTCGTTACCGATTGCGGAATGCCGCCGCGCGCTTTTCCGCAAAGGCCGCCATGCCCTCTTTCTGGTCGTCGAACGCGAACATCGAATGGAACATCCGGCGCTCGAAACGCAGGCCCTCCGCAAGCGTCGTCTCATAGGACCTGTTCACCGCTTCCTTGGCGAGCATCACGGCGGGAAGCGAGAGATCGGCGATCCTGGCGGCAGCCTTCAGCGCTTCCTCGATCAGTTCGCCTGCCGGCACGACGCGCGAGACGAGGCCGGAGCGCTCGGCTTCCGCCGCATCCATCATGCGGCCCGTCAGGCACATATCCATCGCCTTCGACTTGCCCACGAAACGGGTGAGGCGCTGCGACCCTCCCATGCCGGGTATGACGCCAAGCGTGATCTCCGGCTGGCCGAATTTCGCGGTGTCCGAGGCGATGATGAAGTCGCACAGCATCGCGAGTTCGCAGCCGCCGCCCAGCGCATAGCCGCTCACCGCCGCGATGATTGGCTTGCGGGCGCGTGTCACGGCTTCCCAGTCCGCGAAGAAATCTTCCATGAAGGTGTCGATATAGGCCTTCGGCTGCATTTCCTTGATGTCGGCGCCTGCCGCGAAGGCCTTCTCCGATCCGGTCAGCACCATCGCGCCGATCTTCGGGTCCGCATCGAATGTCTCGACGGCTTTAACGACCTCCCTCATCACGGTCGTGTTCAGCGCGTTGAGCGCCTTTGGCCGGTTGAGCGTGATCAGCCCCACTTTGCCGCGTGTTTCGACAAGGATCGTTTCGTAGGCCATCGTGCTCTCCCGTGATGAAGTGATTGCGTCCCTGTCGAATAGCTAACGCTGGCACGTCGGGCAATAGAAGGTCGAACGTCCGCTCTGGACGATGCGGGAAACGGTGCCGCCGCAGCCGGGCTTCACGCAGGGCTGGCCCTCGCGGTCGTAGACGCTGAACGAATGCTGGAAATAGCCGAGCGACCCGTCCGTTTGGACATAGTCGCGCAGCGACGAGCCGCCCGCCGCGATCGCTTCCGCAATCACGGTGCGGATGGCGTCGGCGAGCCTGTCGCAACGCGCGCTTCGTCGTCCAGGTGCCACCGCGATCGAACCCGCCAGCCGCTTGGGCGAGAGGCCGGCACGCCACAGCGCCTCGCACACATAGATATTGCCCAGTCCCGCAATCAGCCTCTGGTCCAGCAGCGCGGCCTTCAGCGGCGCGCGCTTTCCGCGAAACAGATCGCTGAGCAGGCCCCCGTCGAGCGCGTTTCCGGTCGGCTCTATCCCCAGCCCTGCGAGCGATGGATGCGTATCGAGCGTCGCGGCGTCCGAAAACAGCATGAAACCGAAGCGGCGCGGATCGTTGAACACGACGGCGTGCGTCTCGCCCTTTCGGTCCTGCAGGTGGAAGACCACGTGGTCGTGCGCGGCGTCCTTCGCGCGCTCGTGGTGGAAATCGCCCACGATTCCGGCCTCGGCACCGGAGTGGATGCGGAACGAGCCGGACATGCCGAGATGGCAGATCAGCACCGGATCCCGGTCGAGATGCATCGTCAGGTATTTCGCCCGGCGTCCGAGCGAAATCACCTCGCGGCCCGTAAGACGCTCGACGAAGGACGCGGGGAAGGGGAAGCGCAGATCGGGGCGGCGTTGCTCCACGCGGAGAATGCGCGATCCTTCGAAGACCGGCTGCAACCCGCGCCGAACGGTTTCGACCTCGGGCAATTCAGGCATGGGTGAGCGCCGCCCTGAAGGATGTGCCGTGCAGGCCCGGTTCGATGCCCAGATGCGCGGCGACGGTCTCGCCGATGTCGGCGAAGGTTTCGCGCACGCCGATCGGGCCACGGCTGAGTCCCGGTCCGGTCCCGATCACGGGCACGCGCTCGCGCGTATGGTCGGTTCCCCGCCAGGTCGGGTCGCAGCCATGGTCGGCCGTCAGCATCAGCATGTCGCCGTCGCGCAAGCGCGCCAGCGCTTCCGGCAGGCGCCTGTCGAAGGCCTCGAGCGCGGCGGCATAGCCCGGCACGTCGCGCCGGTGGCCGAAATTGGTGTCGAAATCGACGAAATTCGCAAAGACGAAGTCGCCATCCCCGGCGTCCTCCATCGCCGCGAGCGCCTGGTCGAACATTGCCATGTTGTCGGGAGCCTTGCGCAGGTTCGAGATGCCGCGATGCGCGAAGATGTCGCCGATCTTGCCGACCGCGAGGACGGTCCTGCCGTCGGCGACCAGCCGGTCGAGCAAGGTCGGCTCGTGCGGCGGCACGGCATAGTCCTTGCGGTTGGACGTGCGGGTGAAGTCGGCCGGGCTCTCGCCGATGAAGGGCCGCGCGATGACGCGTCCGATATTGAGCGGGTCGGCCAATCTCCGCGCCACGCGACAGACCTCATAGAGCCGCTCCAGCCCGAAATGGGTTTCATGTGCGGCGATCTGGATGACGGAGTCAGCCGACGTGTAGCAGATCGGCTTTCCGGTCCGGATATGCTCCTCGCCGAACGCCTCGATCACGCCGACGCCCGACGCGTGGCAATTCGCCAGGATGCCCGGCAGGTTCGCGTCCCGGATCAGGTCGTTGGTCAGATGTGCGGGAAAGGTGGGCTGCGTGTCGGGGAAGTAGCTCCAGTCGAAGCGCACCGGCACGCCTGCCATCTCCCAATGGCCGGACGGCGTATCCTTGCCGCTCGAGACTTCCGACGCCGCGCCCCAGAAGCCGTCCGGCGTATTTTGAGGCATCGCCCGGCCCGTGGCGAGCGCCGCCGCGTGCGAGAGACCCAGCGCGTTCAGGTTGGGCAGGTGGAGCGGCCCGCTGCGAAGGCCTTGCACGTCGCCTTCACCCGCCGCGCAGCGCGCCTCGATATGACCAAACGTGTCGGAGCCCTCGTCGCCGAAGCGCGCCGCGTCGGGCGCACCGCCGATGCCGAAGGAATCCAGCACGAAAAGAAAGGCGCGGGCCATGTCGATGGTGTCGTCCGATAAACCAACCTGTCCGAGACATAGGCACCGGACGGGGTCTTGGCAATTCGCAAACCGGACTGCCTCAGCAGCCGGTGCAGGCGATTGTGGGGCTCATGCGGGGGCGCAGGAAATAGGATTCCTTCATCCCGATGTTGTCGAACGCCGCCGCGAGGCCAAGCGACGCCTTCTGTTCGGCGGTCCACGTGATGACGGGACGATAGTCGAGTTCGCTGGTCACGCGGATAAGAAAGGTGTCCTTGATCATCAGCTTGTCGGGAACGGCCGTCACCGTGTCCTTCGCCTGGTCGACGCTGAATGCCCCGTCCACCATCTTGCGCGACCACTGGACGACAGCCTTCGGGGTGGCGTCGTTGGTGATCTTGATCGCGGTGACGATGATGCGGGGCTGGGTGCGATTGTAGGGCTGCAGGATCGCCTCCCCGATCTTCATGATCGCTTCGAGTTCCAGGCTGTCGATGGCCTGATGCTGGGTCACGAGATCGGCCACCATGGAGCCGATCCGGCCGACCTTCTTGTTGGCCTCGATGCCCTGCGCCACCTCCATCGTGACGAAGTATAGCGACAGAAGAACCGGCGCGATGAACGCGAACTCGATCGCGGCGACGCCACGGCGATCGCTCAGCAGCGCCTTCATCTTCTCTCGTGCGGCCGAGATCAGCATTCTCGTCGTCATCATTTTCATGTCAGCGCGTCCCTATGCGCCGGCCCCCGCCGGAATTCAGTCGTCGAACGGTTCGTTCTGCCAGGTCACGCTGGCGAAATGCAGCGTCTTGCCATCTTTGATGTTCGACATCGATTTGCGCAGGAGGTCGGTCATCACCGGCCACTTGTAGAAGACGCGCAACTGGTTCTTGGACATCGACAGGCCGGGTTCGATCTTGAAATCCGACGTGTCGAGATCGTTGTCCGCCGTGAATTTCGTTCGCACCTTGGCGGCATCGGCGA is drawn from Mesorhizobium sp. CAU 1732 and contains these coding sequences:
- a CDS encoding aconitase X catalytic domain-containing protein; the protein is MSVALTPEEQEIAAGSDGAAMAMRIVAEAARLMGAPRLIPIASAHIDGALYHGDSGTFFAERLVEGGAQVTVRATLNVGALDLTGCSAVRLAEPERGMARRMMQAYRALGCEPSWTCAPYQAGHRPAQGTDVAWGESNAVVFCNSVLGARTNRYGDFLDIACAISGRAPDYGLHRAENRVATVLFDVSGLAASFLALEIAWPVLGSLFGREVGTAIGVVAGAPANPGDDALKAFGAAAASSGAVGLFHVAGVTPEAPDLETALSGREPQTVIRVSPAMAAAAQRRLSTTENADHIDAVAIGSPHLSLAEIGRLEELVAGRRLAVPLYACTGRHVLSAIDGARRAALERLGVVIVVDTCVVVTPILPDLTGGVLMTNSGKFAHYAPGNTGYGVVYGSLVECVESAIIGKPLLTGFAS
- a CDS encoding GNAT family N-acetyltransferase, with product MLYRLAPQFGRWGELLRMIRRAFASMDGVIDPPSSVHRLTEDGLRQRAEDEIGIVALMDQDIVGCVFLAEKDDHLYLGKLAVDPGKHGHGIGRRLVVHAEEIARTAGKTALELQTRIELTANHAAFDRLGFVETERTAHAGFDRPTTITMRKRFV
- a CDS encoding molybdopterin-synthase adenylyltransferase MoeB, coding for MNQSPPPALSDEELERYARHIVLPEVGGPGQQKLKRARVLVIGAGGLGAPVLHYLAAAGVGTLGIVDDDTVSLSNLQRQVIHDTGSVGRAKADSASSTIARINPHVHVERHIMRLDAANVDGLVAAYDMVIDGSDNFDTRYLVADACALAEKPLVTGAVGRFDGSVTVLKPYEVAADGRKNPSYRDLFPEPPPRDLVPSCAEAGVLGALVGVIGTLQAMEAIKLVTGIGEPLVGRLLMYDGLGATFDTVRYKAIG
- the recF gene encoding DNA replication/repair protein RecF, with amino-acid sequence MEQTASDTPHGRAQTHVARLLLTDFRNYASTALDFSPGPVVLTGENGAGKTNLLEAISFLTPGRGMRRAAHDDVARAGAADGFAIHARVEGAFGDVEIGTGTIGERGPNGELSGRKVRINGAPARNADEMLDWLRVIWLTPAMDALFTGPAADRRRFMDRLVLAIDPTHGRRALDFEKAMRGRNRLLSEQSRDDRWFEAIEIQMAETGTAIAAARLEIVRLLTGMIERLPEDSLFPKSDIALQGTLEEAIGAMPAVEAEEVYRRSLTDNRARDRAAGRTLDGPHRSDLVVRHRPKDMPAELCSTGEQKALLTGLILSHARLVTELSGAPPILLLDEIAAHLDAGRRAALFEILEELGCQAFMTGTDAALFSSLEGRAQFLKVSGGAVVVG
- the dnaN gene encoding DNA polymerase III subunit beta, yielding MRVTLERSNLLKSLNHVHRVVERRNTIPILSNVLLSASGASLELKATDLDLEITEATAASIEQAGATTVPAHLLYDIVRKLPDGAEVMLKVDESGNSMSVISGRSSFRLQCLPQADFPELSAGSFSHIFRLDSAGLKGLIEKTQFAISTEETRYYLNGIYLHTHEDGGKLKLRSVATDGHRLARAELDAPAGSEGMPGIIIPRKTVSELQKLVDSPDVAVTTELSDTKIRFTIGSVILTSKLIDGTFPDYQRVIPTGNDKKLVIDRQTFAQAVDRVSTISSERGRAVKLSIASGQVTLTVNNPDSGSATEELAADYDSDPIEIGFNAKYLLDVAAQLSGSEARFMLADAGSPTLIHDTTDDHALYVLMPMRV
- the dnaA gene encoding chromosomal replication initiator protein DnaA — encoded protein: MAPSNGPEAIFERVKTQLKARLGNDVYSSWFGRMMVAETSRGLVRLSVPTAFLRQWINNHYVNMIAELWKQDDPAMLKLEIVVRSTTRAAVAPVEEDRAPVKKPVRQSGPAMPTPSQPNRAPALQSEGQRMNAAEQGKQSVLGSPLDSRYTFDSFVEGPSNRVAFAAARSVAEGAASALRFNPLFIHASVGLGKTHLLQAVASEALRLKPSSRVVYLTAEYFMWRFATAIRDNYALHLKEQLRDIDLLIIDDMQFLQGKSIQHEFCHLINMLLDSAKQVVVAADRPPSELESLEPRVRSRLNGGVALEMAAPDYSMRLSMLQQRYAAAASEDTALRIPDDILSHVAQTVTGSGRELEGAFNQVLFRQSFEPEMSIAWVDELLGNIYRAGEPKRVRIEDIQRVVARHYNVSKTELLSNRRTRTIVKPRQVAMYLAKIMTPRSLPEIGRRFGGRDHTTVLHAVRKIEGLSGGDNQMAQEIELLKRLINDQA
- the rpsT gene encoding 30S ribosomal protein S20, which produces MANTSSAKKATRKIDRRTAINKNRRSRVRTFLRKVEEALLTGDKAAAQAAFSAAQPELMRAASKGVFHRNTASRKVSRLAQRVKALSA
- a CDS encoding enoyl-CoA hydratase; the encoded protein is MAYETILVETRGKVGLITLNRPKALNALNTTVMREVVKAVETFDADPKIGAMVLTGSEKAFAAGADIKEMQPKAYIDTFMEDFFADWEAVTRARKPIIAAVSGYALGGGCELAMLCDFIIASDTAKFGQPEITLGVIPGMGGSQRLTRFVGKSKAMDMCLTGRMMDAAEAERSGLVSRVVPAGELIEEALKAAARIADLSLPAVMLAKEAVNRSYETTLAEGLRFERRMFHSMFAFDDQKEGMAAFAEKRAAAFRNR
- the mutM gene encoding bifunctional DNA-formamidopyrimidine glycosylase/DNA-(apurinic or apyrimidinic site) lyase; this encodes MPELPEVETVRRGLQPVFEGSRILRVEQRRPDLRFPFPASFVERLTGREVISLGRRAKYLTMHLDRDPVLICHLGMSGSFRIHSGAEAGIVGDFHHERAKDAAHDHVVFHLQDRKGETHAVVFNDPRRFGFMLFSDAATLDTHPSLAGLGIEPTGNALDGGLLSDLFRGKRAPLKAALLDQRLIAGLGNIYVCEALWRAGLSPKRLAGSIAVAPGRRSARCDRLADAIRTVIAEAIAAGGSSLRDYVQTDGSLGYFQHSFSVYDREGQPCVKPGCGGTVSRIVQSGRSTFYCPTCQR
- a CDS encoding phosphopentomutase encodes the protein MARAFLFVLDSFGIGGAPDAARFGDEGSDTFGHIEARCAAGEGDVQGLRSGPLHLPNLNALGLSHAAALATGRAMPQNTPDGFWGAASEVSSGKDTPSGHWEMAGVPVRFDWSYFPDTQPTFPAHLTNDLIRDANLPGILANCHASGVGVIEAFGEEHIRTGKPICYTSADSVIQIAAHETHFGLERLYEVCRVARRLADPLNIGRVIARPFIGESPADFTRTSNRKDYAVPPHEPTLLDRLVADGRTVLAVGKIGDIFAHRGISNLRKAPDNMAMFDQALAAMEDAGDGDFVFANFVDFDTNFGHRRDVPGYAAALEAFDRRLPEALARLRDGDMLMLTADHGCDPTWRGTDHTRERVPVIGTGPGLSRGPIGVRETFADIGETVAAHLGIEPGLHGTSFRAALTHA
- a CDS encoding TadE/TadG family type IV pilus assembly protein, with the protein product MKMMTTRMLISAAREKMKALLSDRRGVAAIEFAFIAPVLLSLYFVTMEVAQGIEANKKVGRIGSMVADLVTQHQAIDSLELEAIMKIGEAILQPYNRTQPRIIVTAIKITNDATPKAVVQWSRKMVDGAFSVDQAKDTVTAVPDKLMIKDTFLIRVTSELDYRPVITWTAEQKASLGLAAAFDNIGMKESYFLRPRMSPTIACTGC